The Tissierellales bacterium genome contains a region encoding:
- the queG gene encoding tRNA epoxyqueuosine(34) reductase QueG translates to MDLKEYIMQKSEELNIDVISFTDCSPLGQVKDYIVERKNKGNQTEFEEDNINKRIDPKVTLENCKTIIVLGLSYNIDYHEKVDFKLKGSLSKSSWGIDYHLVLKEKMENLIEEIKKIKDFDYKYFVDTGPLIDREIAKNAGIGYYGKNCSIINDEYGSFIFIGYILTSLDIDFRPVEAKNHCGECTLCFKACPTGALKEPFRLNPKRCISYLTQTKDNIPYELRDKMGVKIYGCDTCQMVCPKNKDVKKGSNEYFIPRETKGCVNIEEILKMSNREFKEKYGKMAGSWRGKNILKRNGIIALGNMKKKEHIETLKSMLENEASPMIRKYAAWAILNIDKEIAKEIIRETLKNEENESVKTELYKLLKYNDIKFGN, encoded by the coding sequence ATGGATTTAAAAGAATATATTATGCAAAAATCAGAAGAATTAAATATAGATGTAATTAGTTTTACAGATTGTAGTCCTTTGGGACAGGTAAAAGATTATATAGTGGAAAGAAAAAATAAAGGGAATCAAACAGAATTTGAAGAGGACAATATAAATAAAAGGATAGATCCTAAAGTAACACTAGAAAATTGTAAAACTATTATAGTTTTAGGATTGTCTTATAATATAGATTATCATGAAAAAGTAGACTTTAAATTAAAGGGGAGTCTTTCGAAATCTTCTTGGGGTATAGACTATCATTTAGTATTGAAAGAAAAAATGGAAAATCTTATAGAAGAAATAAAAAAGATAAAAGATTTTGATTATAAATATTTTGTAGATACAGGACCATTAATAGATAGAGAAATTGCTAAAAATGCAGGTATAGGCTATTATGGGAAGAATTGCTCTATTATTAATGATGAATATGGTTCATTTATATTTATAGGATATATATTGACTAGTTTAGATATTGATTTTCGACCTGTTGAAGCTAAAAATCATTGCGGGGAATGTACCTTATGCTTCAAAGCTTGTCCTACTGGAGCCTTAAAGGAACCCTTTAGACTAAATCCAAAAAGGTGTATTTCTTATCTCACTCAAACAAAGGACAATATCCCTTATGAATTAAGAGATAAAATGGGTGTGAAAATTTATGGTTGCGATACTTGTCAAATGGTATGCCCTAAAAATAAAGATGTGAAAAAAGGTAGTAATGAATATTTTATTCCTAGGGAAACTAAAGGATGTGTCAATATAGAAGAAATATTAAAAATGTCTAACAGAGAGTTTAAAGAAAAGTATGGTAAAATGGCTGGTAGTTGGAGAGGGAAAAATATTTTAAAAAGAAATGGGATAATTGCCCTTGGAAATATGAAAAAGAAAGAGCATATAGAAACTTTAAAATCTATGTTGGAAAATGAGGCAAGCCCTATGATTAGAAAATATGCTGCCTGGGCTATTTTAAATATAGATAAGGAAATAGCTAAAGAAATTATTAG